The following is a genomic window from Arthrobacter sp. NicSoilB4.
GTCCTGGTGCGCCGGGCCGCCGATGAGCATGGAGGGGGCGTACTGGGTCATGAACCCGGCCGGGAATTCGGCGGTGCTGACGTAAAAGTCCTCGAGCTCGGAGGGGCTTTCGAACTCCTCCGGCTTCTTCGCCATGAGCGTCGACCACTCCTTGTCGAAGTCGATGAGGTTTTTCGCGATGACCTGGCGCTCGGCCGAGTACGTGGACAGCAGGCTTTCCGGGCTGCGGCCCTCGAGGACGTGTCCGAGCTTCCAGCCCAGGTTGAAGCCGTCCTGCATGGAGACGTTCATGCCCTGTCCCGCCTTCGCGCTGTGCGTATGGCAGGCGTCGCCGGTGATGAACACGCGCGGGGTGCGGGTGCCGCGCTGGTCCGGGAGGACGTCGTCGAACCGGTCGGTGAGGCGGTGGCCCACCTCGTACACGCTGTGCCAGGCGACGTTGCGCACGTCGAGCGTGTAGGGGTGGAGGATCGCGTTCGCCTTGCCGATGATCTGCTCGATGGTGGTGCTGCGGACGGCGCCGGCGTCGCCCTGCGGGACCTCGCCGAGGTCGACGTACATGCGGAAGAGATGGCCGCCTTCGCGGGGAATCAGGAGGATGCTGCCGCCCGAGCCGGACTGGATCGCGCACTTCGTGCGGATGTCCGGGAAGTCCGTGACGGCGAGGACGTCCATAACGCCCCAGGCGTGGTTGGCCTGGTCGCCGGCGAGCGTGCAGCCGATCGAGTCCCGCACCTTGCTCCGAGCGCCGTCCGCGCCGACGACGTACTTGGCCCGGACAATGCGCTCCCGGCCTTCGTCGGGGCCGGCCGAGTGCTGTAGCGTGACGGCGACGGGGTACTCCCCCTCGCCGACCTCGAGGCTGCGGAACTCATAGCCGTAGTCGGGCGACATCCGTGTGGGAGCGTTCGCCATGAACTCGCCGAAGTAATCCAGCACGCGGGCCTGGTTGACGATCAGGTGCGGGAATTCGCTGATGCCCGTCGTGTCGTCGACGGCGCGGGCGCTGCGGACGATCCGGGAGGGGTCCGCGGGGTCCGGCTTCCAGAAGGCCATCTCGGTGATCCGGTACGCCTCGGCGATGATCCGCTCCGCGAAGCCGAAGGCCTGGAAGGTCTCGACACTCCGGGCCTGGATGCCGTCGGCCTGGCCGATGGCGAGCCTGCCGCCGCGGCGCTCCACGATCCGCGTCGTAATGCCAGGGAACTGGGACAGCTGCGCGGCCGCGAGCATGCCCGCGGGTCCGCTGCCCACAATGAGCACGTCAACCTCATCGGGAAGTTGTGCGGGCCGGTCGATGCCGACGCCGGAGGCCGGCTGGATTCGCGGGTCACCGGATACGTAACCGTGGTGGTGGAACTGCACGGGCTTTCCTCACTTCATTGTGTGGCGGTCTGTCACAGTCACAGCTGTTCGTTATTTGAACGCCGCGTTCGATAATTGAAACTTGTGGTGTTCCAAAACTCTACGGCAGGTATGACGTGGGTTACAAGCGCCCGGGAAATCTCCCGCGCCGGGGTTGACGTTCCCCGCTCCCCGCGCAATAGTTTTCGTATACGATTTCGTACTCGATGAGGAGTAACACTTGGAACAGGTCACCGACCACCTCCTGGCAGCGGCCCGCAAGGTCATCGCGGTGCATATCAATTACCCCAGCCGGGCAGCCCAGCGCGGCCGCACGCCGGAGCAGCCCTCCTACTTCCTGAAGCCTTCCTCTTCCCTGGCATCCGGCTCGGCCGAATCCCCCTCATTGGTGGAGCGCCCGGCGGGCTGCGAACTCCTCGGCTTCGAAGGCGAGATCGCCCTGATCATCGGCAAGCCCGCCCGCAGGGTCGGCATCGAGGACGCCTGGCGCCATGTCGAGTGGGTCACGGCCAGCAACGACCTCGGCGTCTACGACCTCCGCTACGCCGACAAGGGCTCCAACCTCCGGTCCAAGGGCGGCGACGGCTTCACCCCCGTGGGCCCCGGACTCATCGCCGCGGACACCGTCGACCCCGCCAAGCTGCGGATCCGCACCTGGCACAACGGCGAACTGGTGCAGGACGACACCACCGAAGACCTGCTCTTCCCGTTCGCCCGCCTTATCGCCGACCTGTCCCAGCTGCTCACCCTCGAGGAGGGAGACATCATCCTCACCGGCACCCCGGCCGGCGCCTCCGTCGCCCAGCCGGGCGACGTCGTCGAGGTTGAAGTCAGCACGACGCCGGGCGGAACAGACGCCAGCACCGGCCGGCTGGCCACCCGGGTGACGGAAGGTTCGACGCCGTTCGCCGACTTCGGCGCCCGGCCGAAGACCGATGATCTCCAGCGGGAGGAAGCCTACGGCTCACGCGAAGCGGCGGGGCTCACGCTTCAGGCACCAGCGGCGGCGACTGCCGACGTCGGGCATGTCCTGACCCCGGAGCTGAAGTCGAAGCTGGAAAGCGTCTGCACGGCCACCCTGTCCTCCCAGCTGCGCAAGCGCGGCCTGAACAACGTCAGCATCGACGGCCTCAGCTCCACCCGGCCGGAGAAGCGGATCGTGGGCCTCGCCCGGACCCTGCGCTACGTGCCCAACCGCGAGGACCTCTTCAAAACCCACGGCGGCGGCTTCAACGCCCAGAAGAAGGCGATCGATTCCGTCAACGAGGGCGAGATCCTGGTCATGGAGGCCCGCGGCGAAAAGGGCACCGGCACCATCGGCGACATCCTGGCCCTGCGCGCCCAGGTCCGCGGCGCCGCGGCCATCATCACCGACGGCGGTGTCCGTGACTTCTCGGCCGTGGCCGCCATGGAGATGCCCACGTACTATTCCAACCCGCACCCCGCAGTCCTGGGACGTCGGCACATCCCGTGGGACACCGACATCACCATCGCCTGCGGCGGCACCACCGTGCAGCCCGGGGACATCATCGTGGCGGATTCGGACGGCATCCTGGTGATCCCGCCGGCCCTCGCCGAAGAGCTCGCGGACGACTCCATCGCGCAGGAACGTGAGGAAACGTTCATCACCGAGATGGTGCGGCAGGGCCACAGCGTGGACGGCCTCTACCCGCTGAACGCCGAATGGCGCGCCAAGTACACGGAATGGGAAGCGGGGAACACCCAATGACAGCGACCGCCAGGGCCGCAGCCGCTGCCACGATCGCTGCGGCGGCAACAGCCAGCAAGTCCGAGCGGGCCTACGCGGCCGTCAAGGCCCGGATCGTGGACGGGAGCTATTCCCCCGGTTACCGGCTGGTGCTGGCCAAGATCGCCGAGGACCTGGGCGTCAGCGTGGTCCCGGTCCGGGAAGCCATCCGCCGGCTCGAAGCCGAGGGCCTGGTCACGTTCGAGCGGAACGTCGGCGCCACAGTGGCGGGCATCGACCCCACCGAATACCTCTACACGATGCAGACGCTGAGCATCATCGAAGGTGCGGCCACGGCCCTGTCGGCCCCGTTGATCGGGCCGGCGGACATTGCGCGCGCACGTGCGGTGAACGCCGAGATGCGGGACTGCCTGCAGCACTTCGACCCCGTCCGCTTTACCGCGCTGAACCGCGACTTCCACAGCGTCCTGTTCGAGCACTGCCCCAATCCGCACATCCTGAACCTCGTCCACCGGGGCTGGAACCGGCTCGCCTCGCTGCGGTCCTCCACTTTCCGCTTCGTCCCGGGCCGTGCCCACGAGTCCGTGGACGAACACGAGGCGCTCCTGAAGCTCATCGAGTCCGGGGCCGGCGCGGACGCCATCGAAAAAGCAGCCCGGCTGCATCGCTCCGCCACCCTGGACGCGTACCTTGCCCAAAGCAACGCGGGGTCACTTAGCGCCCATTAAGGCCCTTGACATGGGCCGTAAGTGACCCCGCGTTGCACCATCAGTTAGTTAGGAAGACAACAATGACGTTTACTGCACCTGCTGCCACCACCCACTACGTTCCGCAGGACCTTCCCACCCACATCCAGCACTACATCAACGGCGAATTCGTTGATTCCGTGGGCGGCAAGACGTTCGACGTCCTGGACCCGGTCTCCAACACGAATTACGCCACTGCGGCCGCCGGCCAGAAAGAGGACATCGACCTCGCCGTCGCCGCCGCCCGCGAGGCGTTCGTCAACGGCCCGTGGCCGAAGATGAAGCCCCGCGAGCGGGCCCGCGTCCTGAACCGGATCGCCGACGCCGTCGAAGCCCAGGAGGCCCGGCTCGCCGAGCTGGAGACCTTCGACACCGGCCTGCCCATCACCCAGGCGAAGGGCCAGGCGCTGCGCGCGGCGGAGAACTTCCGCTTCTTCGCGGACCTGATCGTGGCCCAGTTCGACGACGCCATGAAGGTCCCCGGCGCCCAGATCAACTACGTCAACCGCAAGCCGATCGGCGTCGCAGGCCTCATCACGCCGTGGAACACGCCCTTCATGCTCGAGTCCTGGAAGCTCGCCCCCGCACTGGCCACGGGAAACACCGTGGTGCTCAAGCCGGCCGAATTCACTCCCCTGTCCGCCTCCCTGTGGGCGCAGATCTTCAAGGACGCCGGCCTGCCCGACGGCGTCTTCAACCTGGTCAACGGCCTCGGCGAGGAAGCTGGCGACGCGCTGGTGAAGCACCCGGACGTCCCGCTGATCTCCTTCACCGGCGAGACCACCACCGGCCAGACGATCTTCCGCAACGCCGCGGCCAACCTCAAGGGCCTGTCCATGGAGCTCGGCGGCAAGTCCCCGTGCGTCGTGTTCGCCGACGCCGACCTCGACGCCGCGATCGACTCCGCCCTCTTCGGCGTCTTCTCGCTCAACGGCGAACGCTGCACCGCGGGCTCCCGGATCCTGGTGGAGCGCGCCGTGTACGAGGAATTCTGCGAGAAGTACGCCGCCCGCGCCAAGAAGATCGTGGTCGGCGACCCGCACGACCCCAAGACCGAGGTGGGCGCCCTGGTCCACCCGGAGCACTACGCCAAGGTGGCCTCCTACGTGGAGATCGGCAAGACTGAGGGCCGGCTGCTCGCCGGCGGCGGCCGCCCGGAGAATTTGCCCGCCGGGCTCAACAACAGCAACTACATCGCCCCGACCGTGTTCGCCGACGTCGCACCGGACGCGCGGATCTTCCAGGAGGAGATCTTCGGCCCCGTGGTGGCCATCACCCCGTTCGACACCGACGACGAGGCCCTCGCCCTGGCGAACAACACCAGGTACGGCCTCGCCGCCTACATCTGGACCCAGAACCTGACCCGCGCGCACAACTTCTCGCAGAACGTGGAAGCCGGCATGGTGTGGCTCAACAGCCACAACGTCCGCGACCTCCGCACCCCGTTCGGCGGCGTCAAGGCCTCCGGACTCGGCCATGAGGGCGGCTACCGCTCCATCGACTTCTACACCGACCAGCAGGCCGTCCACATCACCCTCGGCACGGTCCATACCCCCAAATTCGGCGCCTAATTCCAGCCAGCGCCAACCAGACCAACTTTCAAAGAAGAGAGAATCCCATGACCAACTTCGTCCCCACCCCCACGGTCCCGGCTCCGGACATCGTCCGCTGCGCCTACATGGAGATCGTCGTCACCGACCTGGCCAAGTCCCGCGCCTTCTACGTGGACCTCCTGGGCCTGCACGTCACCGAAGAAGACGAAAACAACATCTACCTCCGGTCCCTGGAGGAGTTCATCCACCACAACCTGGTGCTCCGCAAGGGACCCATCGCCGCCGTCGCGGCCTTCGCCTACCGGGTGAAGTCCCCCGCCGAGGTGGACGCCGCCGAGGCGTACTACAAGGAACTGGGCTGCCGGGTGGAGCGCCGCAAGGACGGCTTCACCAAGGGCATCGGCGACGCAGTCCGGGTGGAGGACCCGCTGGGCTTCCCCTACGAGTTCTTCTACGAGGTGGAGCACGTGGAACGCCTCACCCAGCGCTACGACCTCTACTCCGCCGGCGAGCTGGTCCGGCTGGACCACTTCAACCAGGTCACCCCGGACGTCCCGCGCGGCCGCAAATACCTCGAGGACCTCGGCTTCCGCGTCTCCGAGGACATCCAGGACTCCGACGGCGTCACGTACGCCGCGTGGATGCACCGCAAGCAGACCGTGCACGACACCGCCCTGACCGGCGGCAACGGCCCGCGCATGCACCACGTCGCGTTCGCCACCCACGAGAAGCACAACATCATCCAGATCTGCGACAAGATGGGCGCCCTGCGCATCAGCGACCGGATCGAACGCGGCCCCGGCCGGCACGGTGTCTCCAACGCCTTCTACCTCTACATCCTGGACCCGGACGGCCACCGCGTGGAGATCTACACGCAGGACTACTACACCGGCGACCCGGACAACCCGACCATCACCTGGGACGTGCACGACAACCAGCGCCGCGACTGGTGGGGCAACCCGGTGGTCCCGTCCTGGTACACCGAGGCCTCCCTGGTCCTTGACCTCGACGGCAACCCCCAGCCCGTCATCGAACGCACCGAAGCCTCTGAAATGGCCGTGACCGTGGGGGCCGACGGGTTCTCCTACACCCGCAAGGAGGGCTCTGAAGCCGAGGGTTTCAAGCTCGGGGCGCAGCTGTAGCCATGCTGGATGCCAAGACGATCGAGGCCATCGCCGACGAACTGCTGGAAGCCGGCCGCAGCCGGACACCGGTCCCCCGGCTGACGGCCCGCTACCCGAACATGACGGTGGAGGACTCCTACGCCGTGCAGCAGCTGTGGCGGCGGCGCAACGAGGACGCCGGCCGGAAGCTGGTGGGCCGCAAGATCGGCCTCACGTCCAGGGCCATGCAGGCCGCCACGGGCATCACCGAACCGGACTACGGCGCCATCTTCGATGACATGGTGCTCGAGACCGGCTGCTCCGTGGAGTGGGACCGCTATACCCATCCCCGGGTGGAGGTGGAACTTGCGTTCGTGCTGAAAGACGCGCTCAAGGGCCCCGGCTGCACCATCTTTGATGTCCTGCGGGCTACCGATTACGTGGTTCCGGCCCTTGAGATCCTGGATTCCCGGATCGAGATGGAGGGCCGGACCATCGTGGACACCATCTCGGACAACGCCGCGATGGGTGCCATGGTGATCGGCGGCAACCCGGTGAAGCCCGATGCCGTGGACCTGCGCTGGGTCTCCGCCATCCTCTACAAGAACCAGACCGTGGAGGAAACCGGCGTTGCCGCCGGGGTCCTTGACCACCCGGCGAACGGGGTGCACTGGCTGGCCAACAAGATCGCCGCGCACGGGGACAGCATGAAGGCGGGCGACATCATCCTGGCGGGCTCCTTCACCCGGCCGATGTGGGTGTACAAGGGTGATACGGTCCACGCCGACTACGGACCATTGGGGAGCATCACATGCCGCTTCGAGTAGAACCAGACGCAACTTTCCGGGACGCCCTGCGCAACCAAACCGGTGCTGCCGGCCGTCCGTTGGCCGGGATGTGGGTTTGCTCGGGCAGCCCCCTGGTGGCGGAGCTCTGCGCCGGCTCCGGGCTGGACTGGCTGCTGATCGACGCCGAGCACAGCCCCAACGGGCTCGAATCCATCCTCGCCCAGCTCCAGGCCGTGAACGGCTATCCGGTCCAGGTGATGGTCCGGCCGCCGGTCAACGACTCGGTGCTGATCAAGCAGTACCTGGACCTGGGCGTCCAGAACCTGCTGGTCCCCATGGTGAACTCGGCCGCCGAGGCGCGTGCTGCGGTGGCCGCCACCCGTTACCCGCCCCACGGAGTGCGGGGCGTGGGCTCCGCCCTGGCCCGGGCCGCGCGCTGGAACCGGGTCCCCGACTACCTCGCCCGGGCTTCCGACACCGTCAGCGTCACCGTTCAGATCGAATCCTCCGCGGCCGTCGAAGCGGTAGAGGACATCCTGGCCGTGGACGGAGTGGATGCGATCTTCCTGGGCCCCTCCGACCTCGCCGCCTCCCTGGGGCTGCTGGGCCAGCAGGAACACCCGCAGGTGCGCGCCGCCGTCGAACACTGCCTTGCCGCCGCCAAAGCGGCCGGCAAACCCGCCGGGGTGAACGCCTTCAACCCGGAAACGGCCCGCGCCTACCTGGCAGCCGGTGCGGCGTTCGTGCTCGTGGGCGCCGACGTGGCGCTGCTGGCACGCGGCTCCGAGGCTCTCGCCGCCGACTACGTCCCGCCGGGCCCGGTGAGCGGGCCTGCCCGTCCCGCCGCCAGCTACTGAACGCGGGGTCACGTCGCGCCGGTAAGACCCGTTGGGATGGGCGCGGAGTGACCCCGCGTTGTTGGGGTCAGGCGGCTGCCGGGGCAGCCGCGGACCGGGAGGCCGTCTGGTCGCGGAACCAGGTGGCCAGTTTCTTGCCCTTGCCCTTCCACCAGCTGTCCTCGTCGCCGCCGTGGCGCCACCGGAAGACCACCATGACCATCACGAAGACTCCGGCCGCAACATCCTGCCACGTACCGCTGGCGGCATCGATCAGCACGGTGACCGCGCTGATCAGGATCGAGGGCCAGGCCAGCGTCGCGAAGACGGTGTTGGCCACGTAGCGGCGGTGGGACCGCGGCACCGAAAGGGCGCGGACCATGTCGAAGCAGACACAGACGACGACGACGGTCTGGCCCAAGGACAGCAGGATCGAGCCCGGCAGGGAGCCCGCGAACATGGCCAGGACCTGGAGCCCGGAGTTCATGACCTGCCCGCGATCAGTGCGGGTCCAGGTGCCGATTTACCCGGCCAAGATGGATCAAACATGCGGTGCCCCCCGGCTGTCCTCGCTGTTTCACTGGCTGTAACGCCAGGTTCCTGCCTTGGACAATTCAAACGGCCGGACGGCCCGGAAGTCACGTGAACGCTGTACCCGTCTTTACGAGCGGCGGCTACCCGGTACCCGGGCGCCAGTACTCACCCTGCGGCGTTGACTACGTGGAGGGATGGGGGCGGAGGGAAGAGGAACCGGCAGGTGGCTCCGTCATTCGCTGTTCCGCGGCCGCCACACCACAACGGCCTGCGAGCGGGCGCGGGGGCGCTTGCCGCGGGCCAGGCTGACCACGTCGCCCGCGGCTCCGGCGGCAAAGATGCGGGAATCGAGGGCGCGCGGGCGTCGTTCGAGTTCCTCGCTCAGTTCGGTGACGCGCCGCTGCAGGGCGGCAACCTGGTTTTCCAGTTGCAGGATCCGCTTGATGCCTTCGAGCGAAACGCCCTCCTGGGAGAGCCGCTGCACCTCGCGGAGCATGGTGATGTCCCGCTGCGAATACCGCCGGGACTTGCCGGGGGCTCGGCTGGGCGAGACGATCCCCAGCCGGTCGTACTGCCGCAGCGTCTGGGGGTGCATGTCCGCCAGCTCCGCGGCGACGGAGATGACGAAGATCGGCTGCTCGTAGTCGATGGCCATGGCAGGCACCCGTTCCTAGAGCCGGGCCTTGGCTGCCAGTTCAGCGCGGACGTCTTCGCCGGCGGTAGCCGCGGAAAAGGCCTTCACGGCCGCTTCGGCGTCCTTGTTCAGCTTCCGCGGGACGGCGACGTCGATCGTCACCAGCAAGTCCCCCGTGGCCTTGGCGTGTTTGACGCCGCGCCCCTTGACCCGGAGGGTACGGCCCGACGGCGTGCCGGCCGGGACGCGTACCTTGACCTTGTCGCCGTCGATGGTGGGAACCTCGATGTCGGCGCCCAGGGCCGCCTCCGGGAACGTGACCGGGACGTGGATGCGCAGGTTGTCGCCGTCGCGGACGTAGAAATCGTGCGGCTTCACCGAGACGCTGACCATGAGGTCCCCGTAGCCGGCCGGACCGTACTGGCCCTTGCCGCGGACACGGACCTTCTGGCCGTCCTTGATGCCGGCCGGGATACGCACGTCGATGACTTCGCCGTCAGGTTCACGCAGGCCGATGGTGGTGCCACGGATTGACCCGGCGAAGGAAATGGAGGTGGACGCCGTGCGGTCCGCGCCCTTCTGCGGTGCACGCTGGAACGACTGGCCGCCCCCGCCGAATCCGCCGCCCCCGCCGAAGAGGTCGGCGAATTCCGGCGGAATGCCGCCAGCCGTGCTGTAGCCGCCGGAGTGGCGTCCCCCGCCGCCGGTGAACAGGCCGCCAAAGAGGTCCTCGAAGCCAGCCCCGCCGCCGGCTGCACCGCCGCCGCCACCGGGGGCGAACCGTGCGCCGCCCATGGCCCGGATGGCGTCATACTGCTGGCGCTCGTCGGGATCGGAAAGCACGGAGTAGGCCTCGGAGATGTCCTTGAACTTCTTCTCCGAAGCCGTGTCGCCCGCGTTGGTGTCCGGGTGGTGCTGCCGCGCGAGCTTCCGGTAAGCCTTCTTGATGTCGGCGTCGGAAGCGTCCTTGGCGACTCCAAGGATCTTATAAAAGTCCTTGTCCACCCAGTCCTGGCTAGCCAATGGCGTTTCCTTTCAAAATACAAAGAGATAAGGCGAGACTACCGCTGAGCGGAGTGAGACAAGGGGCCCGGGAGTGGCATCTAAGGATCTGGCCGAGGGCCCCGACACGAGCTTGCGAGTGTTGGGAAGGCCAATATCCGCTGCCGGAGCGTGGTGGCTTGGTCCGTCAGGACCGAGCCACCACGCGAAGGGGCGGGGCCCCTTGTCTCATTCCGCGAAGGTCACTACGCCGGTACAGCCACGATGACCTGTGCTGCGCGGAGCACGCGGTCGCCGGACTTGTAGCCGGAGCGCAGGACCTGGCTGACGGTGTCGATCTCGACGTCCGGGCCGGGCTGCTGGATGAGGGCCTC
Proteins encoded in this region:
- a CDS encoding HpcH/HpaI aldolase/citrate lyase family protein, coding for MPLRVEPDATFRDALRNQTGAAGRPLAGMWVCSGSPLVAELCAGSGLDWLLIDAEHSPNGLESILAQLQAVNGYPVQVMVRPPVNDSVLIKQYLDLGVQNLLVPMVNSAAEARAAVAATRYPPHGVRGVGSALARAARWNRVPDYLARASDTVSVTVQIESSAAVEAVEDILAVDGVDAIFLGPSDLAASLGLLGQQEHPQVRAAVEHCLAAAKAAGKPAGVNAFNPETARAYLAAGAAFVLVGADVALLARGSEALAADYVPPGPVSGPARPAASY
- a CDS encoding fumarylacetoacetate hydrolase family protein; its protein translation is MEQVTDHLLAAARKVIAVHINYPSRAAQRGRTPEQPSYFLKPSSSLASGSAESPSLVERPAGCELLGFEGEIALIIGKPARRVGIEDAWRHVEWVTASNDLGVYDLRYADKGSNLRSKGGDGFTPVGPGLIAADTVDPAKLRIRTWHNGELVQDDTTEDLLFPFARLIADLSQLLTLEEGDIILTGTPAGASVAQPGDVVEVEVSTTPGGTDASTGRLATRVTEGSTPFADFGARPKTDDLQREEAYGSREAAGLTLQAPAAATADVGHVLTPELKSKLESVCTATLSSQLRKRGLNNVSIDGLSSTRPEKRIVGLARTLRYVPNREDLFKTHGGGFNAQKKAIDSVNEGEILVMEARGEKGTGTIGDILALRAQVRGAAAIITDGGVRDFSAVAAMEMPTYYSNPHPAVLGRRHIPWDTDITIACGGTTVQPGDIIVADSDGILVIPPALAEELADDSIAQEREETFITEMVRQGHSVDGLYPLNAEWRAKYTEWEAGNTQ
- the hpaD gene encoding 3,4-dihydroxyphenylacetate 2,3-dioxygenase; the encoded protein is MTNFVPTPTVPAPDIVRCAYMEIVVTDLAKSRAFYVDLLGLHVTEEDENNIYLRSLEEFIHHNLVLRKGPIAAVAAFAYRVKSPAEVDAAEAYYKELGCRVERRKDGFTKGIGDAVRVEDPLGFPYEFFYEVEHVERLTQRYDLYSAGELVRLDHFNQVTPDVPRGRKYLEDLGFRVSEDIQDSDGVTYAAWMHRKQTVHDTALTGGNGPRMHHVAFATHEKHNIIQICDKMGALRISDRIERGPGRHGVSNAFYLYILDPDGHRVEIYTQDYYTGDPDNPTITWDVHDNQRRDWWGNPVVPSWYTEASLVLDLDGNPQPVIERTEASEMAVTVGADGFSYTRKEGSEAEGFKLGAQL
- a CDS encoding helix-turn-helix transcriptional regulator; amino-acid sequence: MAIDYEQPIFVISVAAELADMHPQTLRQYDRLGIVSPSRAPGKSRRYSQRDITMLREVQRLSQEGVSLEGIKRILQLENQVAALQRRVTELSEELERRPRALDSRIFAAGAAGDVVSLARGKRPRARSQAVVVWRPRNSE
- a CDS encoding GntR family transcriptional regulator; its protein translation is MTATARAAAAATIAAAATASKSERAYAAVKARIVDGSYSPGYRLVLAKIAEDLGVSVVPVREAIRRLEAEGLVTFERNVGATVAGIDPTEYLYTMQTLSIIEGAATALSAPLIGPADIARARAVNAEMRDCLQHFDPVRFTALNRDFHSVLFEHCPNPHILNLVHRGWNRLASLRSSTFRFVPGRAHESVDEHEALLKLIESGAGADAIEKAARLHRSATLDAYLAQSNAGSLSAH
- the hpaH gene encoding 2-oxo-hept-4-ene-1,7-dioate hydratase — encoded protein: MLDAKTIEAIADELLEAGRSRTPVPRLTARYPNMTVEDSYAVQQLWRRRNEDAGRKLVGRKIGLTSRAMQAATGITEPDYGAIFDDMVLETGCSVEWDRYTHPRVEVELAFVLKDALKGPGCTIFDVLRATDYVVPALEILDSRIEMEGRTIVDTISDNAAMGAMVIGGNPVKPDAVDLRWVSAILYKNQTVEETGVAAGVLDHPANGVHWLANKIAAHGDSMKAGDIILAGSFTRPMWVYKGDTVHADYGPLGSITCRFE
- the hpaE gene encoding 5-carboxymethyl-2-hydroxymuconate semialdehyde dehydrogenase, which translates into the protein MTFTAPAATTHYVPQDLPTHIQHYINGEFVDSVGGKTFDVLDPVSNTNYATAAAGQKEDIDLAVAAAREAFVNGPWPKMKPRERARVLNRIADAVEAQEARLAELETFDTGLPITQAKGQALRAAENFRFFADLIVAQFDDAMKVPGAQINYVNRKPIGVAGLITPWNTPFMLESWKLAPALATGNTVVLKPAEFTPLSASLWAQIFKDAGLPDGVFNLVNGLGEEAGDALVKHPDVPLISFTGETTTGQTIFRNAAANLKGLSMELGGKSPCVVFADADLDAAIDSALFGVFSLNGERCTAGSRILVERAVYEEFCEKYAARAKKIVVGDPHDPKTEVGALVHPEHYAKVASYVEIGKTEGRLLAGGGRPENLPAGLNNSNYIAPTVFADVAPDARIFQEEIFGPVVAITPFDTDDEALALANNTRYGLAAYIWTQNLTRAHNFSQNVEAGMVWLNSHNVRDLRTPFGGVKASGLGHEGGYRSIDFYTDQQAVHITLGTVHTPKFGA
- a CDS encoding DnaJ C-terminal domain-containing protein — its product is MASQDWVDKDFYKILGVAKDASDADIKKAYRKLARQHHPDTNAGDTASEKKFKDISEAYSVLSDPDERQQYDAIRAMGGARFAPGGGGGAAGGGAGFEDLFGGLFTGGGGRHSGGYSTAGGIPPEFADLFGGGGGFGGGGQSFQRAPQKGADRTASTSISFAGSIRGTTIGLREPDGEVIDVRIPAGIKDGQKVRVRGKGQYGPAGYGDLMVSVSVKPHDFYVRDGDNLRIHVPVTFPEAALGADIEVPTIDGDKVKVRVPAGTPSGRTLRVKGRGVKHAKATGDLLVTIDVAVPRKLNKDAEAAVKAFSAATAGEDVRAELAAKARL
- a CDS encoding FAD-binding monooxygenase — its product is MQFHHHGYVSGDPRIQPASGVGIDRPAQLPDEVDVLIVGSGPAGMLAAAQLSQFPGITTRIVERRGGRLAIGQADGIQARSVETFQAFGFAERIIAEAYRITEMAFWKPDPADPSRIVRSARAVDDTTGISEFPHLIVNQARVLDYFGEFMANAPTRMSPDYGYEFRSLEVGEGEYPVAVTLQHSAGPDEGRERIVRAKYVVGADGARSKVRDSIGCTLAGDQANHAWGVMDVLAVTDFPDIRTKCAIQSGSGGSILLIPREGGHLFRMYVDLGEVPQGDAGAVRSTTIEQIIGKANAILHPYTLDVRNVAWHSVYEVGHRLTDRFDDVLPDQRGTRTPRVFITGDACHTHSAKAGQGMNVSMQDGFNLGWKLGHVLEGRSPESLLSTYSAERQVIAKNLIDFDKEWSTLMAKKPEEFESPSELEDFYVSTAEFPAGFMTQYAPSMLIGGPAHQDLATGFTIGKRFKSAPVVRVCDTNPLHLGHQAMADGRWRIYVFADGAAAGAPSPTTDLAAWLAGAPDSPLAATPEGADRDAWFDVKVIYQQEHTSVDIGAVPSVFKPQVGPFKLNYLEKVYATDPAADIFELRGIDRGGAVVVVRPDQYVANVLPLTATAELAAFFAPLLQAGHRAPEFQDHAG